Proteins found in one Sorghum bicolor cultivar BTx623 chromosome 1, Sorghum_bicolor_NCBIv3, whole genome shotgun sequence genomic segment:
- the LOC8081095 gene encoding sarcoplasmic reticulum histidine-rich calcium-binding protein: MGTGEGSPPARRAITGRRRRRWLDGEEEEDDDEYVLEEEEEEEDCAEELRASSASEEGEDSDAEYQEEAEEEEEVETPRPKRLAKGSDRGRKGKVDPATARSRRRKYEDDEDYEEEVDEGDEVEYHDELEEVEEEEEVVPPRPKSVAKCGARGRNVKLSPGAKRSHKRKQEEGDEDRDFDPELDDAEDEDIDFDPDVNVKLSPAVKRSHKRKQEEEDEDIDFDPELDDEDDELDEDIDFDPDVDGDEEDEYQDEEEEELVSTRGRKVTVKNPVKRKSISKRQALKKKKKNRGSKVSRRKGASAKVKKSAPVRRRRKRSIIDDYEDEDVDEDDDDDFIVDDEVIVNRQPRKKARTGSGREAEVDPQVSIEEETWPDLESDTSDFEFATSDEEPNNVETPVVEPATVRKGRKKRISGSESSSDSEFVVSDKELEELREPEPPKAAPILPAPLRRICITRHGEGKGKEKQEPEEAGKPICGICLSEEQRATVQGVLNCCSHYFCFACIMEWSRVESRCPLCKQRFTTITKSSKVDLGLGVRKAVIKVEERDQVYQPTEEEIRRWLDPYENVVCIECNQGGDDSLMLLCDICDSSAHTYCVGLGREVPEGNWYCGGCRLGDEGPSYTGIQRTVAYERQTYRNHVDSSSVSFGMLASSGTFERPPSINPRHSFQGIDLNLSPREFPGESHPAESQVSTDSVSTPTGRRTVSARRQIHRYIRILLARPRQPSRPDVFHNIAQHSGGVPRTEPNRQNFPSSSEANTSHNLPDGIQNHHGSLPFVQAQNNFAPFMSLDGDDFQQIEGVKSNLRNM; encoded by the exons ATGGGGACTGGAGAGGGGTCGCCGCCGGCGAGGCGGGCCATCACAGGtaggcgccgccgccggtggctggacggagaggaggaggaggacgacgacgagtatgtgctggaggaggaggaggaggaagaggattgTGCGGAGGAGCTCCGCGCCTCGAGCGCCAGCGAGGAGGGGGAGGATTCAGACGCTGAATACCAGGAGgaggcagaggaggaggaggaggtcgagACGCCGCGCCCGAAGCGACTGGCAAAGGGCAGCGACCGAGGGCGGAAGGGAAAGGTGGATCCGGCCACCGCACGATCTCGGCGCCGGAAGTATGAAGACGACGAGGACTACGAGGAGGAGGTTGACGAAGGTGACGAGGTGGAGTACCATGATGAGCTTGAGGAggtcgaggaggaggaggaagtggTACCACCACGGCCGAAGAGTGTTGCAAAATGTGGTGCCCGTGGCCGGAATGTGAAGCTGTCTCCGGGAGCGAAGCGATCTCACAAGCGAAAGCAGGAGGAGGGCGATGAGGATAGGGACTTTGACCCTGAGTTGGATGACGCAGAGGATGAGGACATTGATTTTGATCCCGATGTGAATGTCAAGCTGTCTCCGGCAGTGAAGCGATCTCACAAGCgaaagcaggaggaggaggatgaggatATTGACTTTGACCCTGAGTTGGATGACGAggatgatgagttagatgaggACATTGATTTTGATCCCGACGTGGATGGTGATGAGGAGGATGAGTATCAagacgaggaggaagaggaactgGTTTCTACCCGTGGCAGAAAGGTAACTGTAAAGAATCCAGTGAAGCGAAAGTCCATTTCAAAGCGGCAAGCgctaaagaagaagaagaaaaataggGGATCCAAGGTTTCTAGGCGGAAGGGGGCTTCAGCTAAAGTGAAGAAATCAGCACCTGTTAGGAGGCGGAGAAAGCGTTCAATTATTGACGACTATGAGGATGAGGATgtggatgaagatgatgatgatgacttcATTGTGGACGATGAGGTCATTGTGAATCGGCAACCCAGGAAGAAGGCCAGGACAGGGAGTGGGAGGGAGGCAGAGGTGGACCCTCAAGTATCTATTGAGGAAGAGACATGGCCAGACCTTGAGTCAGACACATCAGACTTTGAGTTTGCAACGTCTGATGAAGAACCTAACAATGTTGAGACACCTGTGGTTGAGCCGGCTACAGTCAgaaaagggaggaagaagaggataTCTGGGTCAGAGTCATCCTCGGATTCTGAATTCGTTGTATCAGATAAGGAATTGGAGGAATTGAGGGAGCCTGAGCCTCCAAAGGCTGCGCCAATTCTCCCTGCACCCTTGAGAAGGATTTGTATTACAAGGCATGGAGAGGGCAAGGgaaaggagaaacaggaaccaGAGGAGGCTGGGAAGCCAATATGCGGGATCTGCCTCTCGGAGGAGCAGAGAGCTACTGTACAGGGTGTCCTCAATTGTTGCTCACACTATTTTTGCTTCGCGTGCATCATGGAATGGTCTAGGGTtgagtcgagatgcccattgtGTAAGCAGCGGTTCACTACAATCACCAAGTCATCAAAGGTAGATCTTGGTCTTGGAGTGAGAAAAGCTGTAATCAAGGTCGAAGAGCGTGATCAG GTTTATCAGCCCACTGAAGAAGAAATCAGGCGTTGGCTAGACCCGTATGAGAATGTCGTTTGTATAGAGTGCAATCAAGGTGGTGATGATAGTCTCATGCTACTATGTGACATTTGTGATTCCTCAGCACATACATATTGTGTTGGCTTGGGAAGAGAAGTACCTGAAGGAAACTGGTACTGTGGAGGATGTAGACTCGGTGATGAGGGACCATCATATACTGGAATTCAGCGTACAGTGGCTTATGAAAGACAAACTTACAGAAATCATGTCGATAGTAGTTCTGTAAGTTTTGGCatgcttgcatcaagtggcaCATTTGAAAGGCCACCATCAATCAACCCTCGCCATTCTTTTCAAGGGATTGATCTAAATCTATCACCAAGAGAGTTTCCTGGAGAATCACATCCTGCTGAATCACAAGTTTCAACTGATAGCGTATCAACTCCCACTGGAAGACGAACTGTTTCGGCAAGGCGTCAAATACATCGGTACATTCGGATTTTGCTAGCCAGACCAAGACAACCTAGTAGACCAGACGTATTCCACAATATTGCGCAGCACAGTGGTGGTGTACCAAGAACTGAACCGAACCGCCAGAACTTCCCTTCTTCATCAGAAGCAAACACATCACATAATCTGCCTGATGGCATTCAGAACCATCACGGTAGCCTTCCATTTGTTCAAGCTCAAAACAATTTTGCTCCATTCATGTCCctagatggggatgacttccagCAAATTGAGGGTGTCAAGAGCAACCTCAGGAACATGTAG